One window from the genome of Dermacentor silvarum isolate Dsil-2018 chromosome 7, BIME_Dsil_1.4, whole genome shotgun sequence encodes:
- the LOC119458320 gene encoding 28S ribosomal protein S2, mitochondrial, with protein sequence MAPAMRAIVRRFGLCGSFHRNVVSARNISTHEALGQQPNPQPKAREPASNGSTVLDPLQHADYFGLGKILSARELFDARVHLGHKEGLLNDLMRPYIFGSRLGYHVIDLEKTLDHMFRALNFVAHIAYRDGIILFVTRHQQTAHMVEETAKACQEFAHARWWRPGLFTNSTAQFGTVTRLPDTVILLSTLDSVFEEHLAVKECNNMLIPTVAIVDTNCDPRLITYPVPGNDDTPSAIQLYCNLFKTAILRGKERRKKDQEEAQKLIATMGDASGDMSETPEGA encoded by the exons ATGGCGCCCGCCATGCGAGCCATCGTGCGCCGCTTCG GGTTGTGCGGCTCTTTTCACCGAAATGTCGTCTCCGCGAGGAATATCAGCACCCACGAAGCTCTCGGCCAACAGCCTAATCCTCAACCGAAAGCAAGAG AGCCGGCGAGCAACGGCAGTACGGTGCTGGATCCGTTGCAGCACGCCGACTACTTTGGCCTCGGCAAGATTCTATCGGCGCGCGAGCTTTTTGACGCACGCGTCCACTTGGGCCACAAGGAGGGTCTCCTGAACGACCTCATGCGGCCTTACATATTTGGCTCCAGGCTGGGATACCACGTCATTGACCTGGAAAAGACCCTTGATCACATGTTCCGTGCACTCAACTTTGTTGCGCACATTGCCTACCGGGACGGCATCATTTTATTTGTCACCAGGCACCAGCAG ACTGCCCACATGGTGGAGGAAACAGCCAAGGCATGCCAGGAATTTGCCCATGCCCGATGGTGGCGGCCCGGCCTGTTCACCAATTCGACGGCACAGTTTGGTACGGTCACCCGGCTTCCCGACACGGTGATCCTGCTGTCCACGCTCGACTCTGTGTTTGAGGAACACCTGGCTGTCAAGGAGTGCAACAACATGCTCATCCCGACGGTCGCCATCGTTGACACCAACTGTGACCCGCGGCTCATCACCTACCCGGTCCCGGGAAATGACGACACACCATCGGCAATACAGCTCTACTGCAACCTCTTCAAAACTGCCATCCTGCGGGGAAAGGAGCGGCGAAAAAAAGACCAAGAGGAGGCACAGAAACTGATTGCGACGATGGGTGATGCCAGTGGTGACATGTCAGAGACGCCAGAGGGCGCTTGA